One Anolis carolinensis isolate JA03-04 chromosome 4, rAnoCar3.1.pri, whole genome shotgun sequence DNA window includes the following coding sequences:
- the sdcbp2 gene encoding syntenin-2, with product MATLYPSLEDMKVDQVLKGQAFVAPKENLPAPVPAAVTPSAPMMIETPKAATNPPILYPNLAELNDYMGLSLSSEEVQRNLALVPAGSGAAVPASSGPGMMVAPVTGSNLGIRRAEIKPGLREVHLCKDERGKTGLKLRNIDKGLFVQLVKANSPASLVGLRFGDQILQIDGKDCAGWNTEKAKRALKKASPEKIVMVVRDRPFQRTVTMHKDSTGHVGFVVKKGQIKSLVKGSSAARNGLLINHYICEVNGQNVIGLKDKEVTDVLTNAGNIITLTIVPSVIYEHMIKKLSSGLMKSSMDHSVPDA from the exons ATGGCCACCTTGTACCCATCGCTGGAGGACATGAAGGTGGACCAAGTCCTCAAG GGCCAGGCTTTCGTGGCTCCGAAGGAGAATCTTCCGGCACCGGTCCCTGCTGCGGTCACACCATCGGCTCCCATGATGATAGAAACCCCCAAGGCAGCAACTA accCACCAATCTTGTATCCAAACCTTGCCGAACTCAATGACTACATGGGCCTCTCGCTTTCCAGCGAAGAGGTTCAGAGGAACTTGGCACTCGTTCCAGCGGGAAGTGGC GCTGCAGTCCCAGCATCCtctggaccagggatgatggtgGCTCCAGTGACAGGAAGCAACCTGGGGATACGCCGGGCAGAGATCAAGCCAGGACTAAGGGAAGTCCATCTTTGCAAGGATGAACGTGGCAAGACAGGGTTGAAATTGAGAAACATCGACAAG GGCTTGTTTGTGCAGCTGGTGAAGGCCAACTCCCCGGCTTCGCTGGTGGGGCTGCGCTTTGGGGATCAGATCCTACAAATCGATGGGAAGGATTGCGCCGGATGGAACACGGAGAAGGCCAAGCGTGCTCTGAAGAAGGCCTCTCCGGAGAAGATCGTCATGGTGGTTCGTGACAG ACCCTTCCAGCGAACTGTGACGATGCACAAGGACAGCACTGGCCACGTGGGATTTGTGGTCAAAAAGGGGCAGATTAAGTCACTGGTCAAAGGCAGCTCCGCCGCCCGGAACGGACTCCTCATCAACCATTACATCTGTGAAGTCAATGGGCAGAATGTCATCGGCCTGAAG gaCAAGGAGGTCACAGATGTTTTGACCAATGCAGGCAACATCATCACTCTCACTATCGTCCCGTCAGTGATCTACGAGCACATGATCAAAAA GCTTTCGAGTGGGTTAATGAAATCTTCCATGGATCATTCCGTCCCTGATGCTTAA